Sequence from the Bacillota bacterium genome:
CGTGTCTGAGTATATGCCCGCTGTGGGGGGGTAGCGGCTGGTAGCCCTTGACAAACAACATAGACTTCAGCATGACATAAAATCGTCTCCGCAGTCGTTGAAAAATACATGGCCCGTCAGGTGCCCATCGCAACTGCGTAAGTCCTATTTTTATTACGCAGGTAGACTGCCGTAATTCCTTTTTTACGGCTTATGCGAAGAGCAGGTTGCCTCTGGTGCTTTGGGCAAGACAGACCTGCTAACACGCGTGAACCTCATGTCTACTGGCGTGACATTGGATGAGATGGTACAACCAGGTGGCAGGGGAACTGAAAAAGGGTGAGCTTGAGGTTATCTAGCGAGAAACACTGGCACCACGATGTCCACAAACACGTTGTTGAGTGCGTGCATGAGAAGACATGGGTAAAGCGAACGATACCTCAGAAACAACCACGCCGGAAACATCGCCCAGACGAAGATATATACCATGAGCCCCGCACCATAGTAACCGTGGATGGCGGCGAAAACGAGATTATGCACTAGCAAACCGAGAAAAGCACCCCACTGCTCATACAATACAGACAGAAGGTAACCGCGAAACAGCGTTTCCTCTAAAGCGGGCACGCACAATACTCCCAGCACAAATACTGTCACCAAATCCTGTGGCGAGTGTGGATTCATGAAGTGTCGCCTGGTGGGGTCCCAGTAGTACGGAATACCAACCATATCGGTAAACGATTTAACCGGCACCCACAACGCGATAGCAAGCAGGGTACACGTCACAGCGGCGACAGTGCTGGACAGGCTCATCTGGCCTGTCCAGCCAAGATGTTTCCACGTGAACCCTTCGTGCCCCAACAACCACGCTATCAGCCCAACGCCTGCTGCTGACCACAACACGTATACCAGCAGGGAGGCAATCGTTGGATCCAGATGCAATATGGGTGCCAGCTGCTGTGGTGGAAGTATTACCAACCTGGTGAGATAAGCACCTGCGAACCCGAGCAGAGTGAGAGGGAGGTAACGCGTTGGTAGTCGCTCCATCACATCGCTCCCCGCCTGCGAAGTGATATTTGGACCTTATTTTACCACACTTTCGGGCAGATGCAAGAACGCATGCAGCTGCTCGGGATCCTGAGGGTGATTGGTTAGCACAGCAGGGTATCGCGTTAGAGACGCTGACTGGTGCGAGGCGGTGTGCTTTTGCGGACGGCACGGGTTTTGGGTATGCTGGGGTGTTTGTGTCGCAGTATTGGCGTGGGGACGCGTTGCGTCTGCAGTGTGCGCATGTGAAAGCGGCAGTGGTGGGTTACACGCAGGGGGGACGGTTATGGGTGTGGTGCAGTTGGTTGGGGATGGCAGCTTTTGTGGTGTTTATGGATACAGGATGTCTGCAGGATTTATCGAACACCCTCAGAGATACTTGACTTTTTTGTAAGGATTAGCCATAATATGGGTGGAGGTTGAGAAGGGGTGAAAATCACCGCGCAAGAGGAATATGGACTGCGCTGCATCATGCACCTCGCCCGCAAGCCGTTTGGCGAGACCGTGAATGTGCGCCAGATTGCGCAATATGAGGGGCTTTCCGTCGCCTACGTGGAGAAGCTGCTTTACCTGCTGAACCGCGCAGGCTTGACCGAAAGCGTGCGAGGCGCACAGGGCGGCTACCGACTGGCTTACCCTGCCGACCAGATTACCCTTCGGCAGGTGCTGGACGCGCTGGGCGGGGTGTTGATTGCAGACTCGTTGTGCAGCCAGTTCTCAGGCGACCGCGAAATCTGCGTGCATCACGGCGGCTGCGAGCTCCATTCTGTGTGGAGCTTTGTCGCGGACTACCTGTCGGTGGTTTTCAACCGTATCACTCTGAAACACCTGGTGGAGGGAGAGGCACGTCCGCTGGTACCATCCATCCTTTCACGGACGGACAACACAATCTCCCTCTCGGAACGCCAGCCAGCAGAAGTTATCCAAACATCGTCGGAGGGAAGATAAAACACGATGAGCCAGCAACCGCTTCTGGAGATTCGCGACTTACACGTTAGCGTGGACGGTAAAGAGATTCTGCGTGGAGTGGACCTCACCGTCAACCGCGGGGAGATCCACGCGCTGATGGGACGCAACGGTTCGGGCAAAAGCACGCTCGCTGCCACTTTGATGGGACACCCGCGCTACGAGGTGACCAAAGGCGAGGTGCTGTTCGAGGGACAGAACCTGCTGGAGATGGAGGTGGATGAGCGCGCCCGTGCGGGTATCTTTCTCGCCTTCCAGTATCCCGTTGCCATTCCTGGCGTGAGCGTGGCGAACTTCCTGCGCAGCGCGCTGAAGTCGCTGCGTGGTGAGGAGATGAGCGCACGGGAGTTCCGCAACGCCCTGAAAGAGGAGTTTCGCGCCCTGCACATGCCCGACAGCTTCGGGAGCCGATACGTGAACGAAGGCTTCTCGGGCGGTGAGAAGAAGCGGCTCGAAATCGTGCAGATGGGCTTAATCAAGCCCAAGCTGGCGATTCTGGACGAGACCGACTCGGGGCTGGACATCGATGGGGTGCGCATCGTTTCCGAAAACGTCAACCGAATCGCTGGCGAGGATACGGGCGTCCTGCTCATCACGCACTACCAGCGCATCCTGCGCTACATCCGTCCGCACTTCGTGCATGTGATGGTGAACGGGCGCATCATCCGCTCCGGCGATGAGAGCCTCGCACACGAGCTGGAGCAGCGCGGCTATGACTGGATCCTGCGAGAGCCAGGCGTCGAGGAGAAAACACTACAGGAGGTGGGTTAAATGGCAGCACCGCAGTCTTTGCTGGATGTCGGCACCGATTACCAGTACGGTTTTCGCGATGAGATAGAGTACGTCTACAAGGCGGAGAAGGGTCTTAACCGCCGCGTGGTGGAGATGATTTCGCACTTCAAGGGCGAGCCAGATTGGATGCGCCAGTTCCGTCTGCGCGCCCTGGAGATATTCCTGAAGAAGCCAATGCCGACCTGGGGCAATACGCGGCTGCTGAGCGAAATCGACTTCGACGACATCTACTACTACATCAAACCCGCTGAGAAGCAGGGCAGGACGTGGGACGAGGTGCCCGAGCAGATTAAAAACACCTTCGAGAAGCTGGGTATCCCCGAGGCGGAACGCAAGTTCTTAGCGGGTGTCTCCGCGCAATACGAGTCGGAGGTGGTTTACCACTCCATCCGTGAAGACCTCGAGCGGCAAGGCGTTATCTTCATGGACATGGACTCGGGCTTGCGCGAGTATCCCGATTTGGTGCGCCGCTGGTTCGGCAAGGTGATACCCCCCGCTGACAACAAGTTCGCTGCGCTCAACTCGGCGGTGTGGTCTGGCGGTTCGTTCATCTACGTTCCACCGGGGGTGCATGTGGAAATCCCACTGCAGGCGTATTTCCGTATCAACGCGGAGAATATGGGGCAGTTCGAGCGCACCCTGATTATCGCCGACGAGGGCAGCCGCGTGCATTACATCGAGGGCTGCACCGCGCCCATCTACTCGACCGACTCGTTGCACTCGGCGGTGGTGGAACTGGTGGCGCTGAAGGGCGCACACATCCGCTACACCACCGTGCAGAACTGGTCCAAAAACGTCTACAACCTGGTCACCAAGCGAGCAGTGGCTTACGAGGACGCTACCGTCGAGTGGGTGGACGGGAATCTGGGTTCCAAGCTCACGATGAAGTACCCGAGCGTCTATATGGTCGGTAAAGGCGCGCGCGGCGACATCCTGTCGGTAGCCTTCGCCGGTCCGGGGCAGCATCAGGACGCAGGCGCGAAGGTCGTCCATGCCGCGCCATACACTACGTCCACCGTCGTCTCCAAGTCCATCAGCAAGGGTGGCGGACGAACCACCTATCGCGGGCTGGTGCAGGTGGATGAGGGCGCGGTCGGTGTCAAGTGCAACGTGCGCTGCGACGCGCTGCTGCTGGATGAGTTCTCGCGTTCCGA
This genomic interval carries:
- a CDS encoding CPBP family intramembrane metalloprotease, with the protein product MHLDPTIASLLVYVLWSAAGVGLIAWLLGHEGFTWKHLGWTGQMSLSSTVAAVTCTLLAIALWVPVKSFTDMVGIPYYWDPTRRHFMNPHSPQDLVTVFVLGVLCVPALEETLFRGYLLSVLYEQWGAFLGLLVHNLVFAAIHGYYGAGLMVYIFVWAMFPAWLFLRYRSLYPCLLMHALNNVFVDIVVPVFLAR
- a CDS encoding Rrf2 family transcriptional regulator encodes the protein MKITAQEEYGLRCIMHLARKPFGETVNVRQIAQYEGLSVAYVEKLLYLLNRAGLTESVRGAQGGYRLAYPADQITLRQVLDALGGVLIADSLCSQFSGDREICVHHGGCELHSVWSFVADYLSVVFNRITLKHLVEGEARPLVPSILSRTDNTISLSERQPAEVIQTSSEGR
- the sufC gene encoding Fe-S cluster assembly ATPase SufC, yielding MSQQPLLEIRDLHVSVDGKEILRGVDLTVNRGEIHALMGRNGSGKSTLAATLMGHPRYEVTKGEVLFEGQNLLEMEVDERARAGIFLAFQYPVAIPGVSVANFLRSALKSLRGEEMSAREFRNALKEEFRALHMPDSFGSRYVNEGFSGGEKKRLEIVQMGLIKPKLAILDETDSGLDIDGVRIVSENVNRIAGEDTGVLLITHYQRILRYIRPHFVHVMVNGRIIRSGDESLAHELEQRGYDWILREPGVEEKTLQEVG
- the sufB gene encoding Fe-S cluster assembly protein SufB, encoding MAAPQSLLDVGTDYQYGFRDEIEYVYKAEKGLNRRVVEMISHFKGEPDWMRQFRLRALEIFLKKPMPTWGNTRLLSEIDFDDIYYYIKPAEKQGRTWDEVPEQIKNTFEKLGIPEAERKFLAGVSAQYESEVVYHSIREDLERQGVIFMDMDSGLREYPDLVRRWFGKVIPPADNKFAALNSAVWSGGSFIYVPPGVHVEIPLQAYFRINAENMGQFERTLIIADEGSRVHYIEGCTAPIYSTDSLHSAVVELVALKGAHIRYTTVQNWSKNVYNLVTKRAVAYEDATVEWVDGNLGSKLTMKYPSVYMVGKGARGDILSVAFAGPGQHQDAGAKVVHAAPYTTSTVVSKSISKGGGRTTYRGLVQVDEGAVGVKCNVRCDALLLDEFSRSDTYPTMNVKEDDVRIEHEATVSKVGEEQLFYLMSRGLSEEEATTMIINGFFEPFAKELPLEYAVELNRLIALEMEGSVG